The stretch of DNA GGGGCATGGCGTGCAAGACGCCGTAACATTGCTCATAGTCACAAGAGGGTCTAGCCATATCGGTTCCGTCGTTCGTCTCTTTCAAGCGTGGGTCAGGAAGTCATGAAAGGCACGGCGGGCGTTGTCGAAAACCGCCCACGGCCATGGAAAAATTCACGCCTCACGCCGTACCGTCCTCGCCGTGATGACTTTCGGCGGAGACCTCCGGGCGCTTTTTCGCGTCGTCCTCATCCGGGCCGGTCCCGGCCAGGCCAAGACGGACCAGGACCGGAACATCCAGGACCAGGGCCATGGTCCCGGCCTCGGTGACCGCGCCTCCCAGAAAGCCATCCAGACGGCCCACGGCCCGGCTGATCTGCTTGAGCACGATCTGGCGATGGCCGACGATTTCGTCCACGATCAGCCCCAGACGTTCACGACCGGCCCGGACCACGACCAGGGAGGCCCTGGCCGAGACCTTCCGGGACAGGCCCCACCAGGACGCCGGACAGAGCACGGACAGGGGCGCGCCACGCAGCGTGGTCATGCCCCGCCCCCGCCGCACGGTCACGGTGTCGTGGCGGATATCCAGGCATTCCTCGACGCTTGGAAGCGGGATGAAGAACGAATCCGCCCCGATCACGACATGCAGGCAGTCCAGCATGGCCAGGGACAGGGGAACCCGCACCCGGACCTCGGTCCCGCGTCCCACGACGGACCGGATATCGAGGGCGCCGCGCAGTCCCGAAATAGCCGCCCTGGCCGCATCCATGCCCACCCCGCGCCCGGAGCACGGACCGACCCGTTCGGCCGTGGACAGGCCGGGCAAACAGGCCAGATCCGTCATGGTCAAGCCCGAGGCGGCCTGGACCGAGGCCAACAGGCCGGTCTCCACGGCGCGCCGGGCCAAGGTGTCCCGGTCCATGCCCCGGCCATCGTCCCGGACCAGGATCTCGACTTCGCCTCCGATCTGGCGGGCGCGCACCTCGATCCGGCCTTCCGGATTCCGGCCGCCGCCAGCGCGGACCAAAGGCGCCTCGATGCCATGATCCACGGCGTTGCGCACGATATGGGCCAGCGGAGTCCACACATGCTCCACCACGGACTTGTCCAAAAGGGTATCCTCGCCGGACACGACAAGGCCGACCTGTTTTCCGGTCTGGGCGGCCGTGTCCCGGATCAAGCGCCGGAGCTTGGCGAACACGGGCCGCAACGAAACCAGGCGCAGGTCCATGACCCGGTCGCGCAGGCCATCCAAAAACGAATTCAGATCATTGACCACGGCGGCCACGCCCCGACCGTGCCGGACACGGTCATCGAGGCGGGCTTGAAGGGCCACGAGCTCGCCGAGATGGTCCACCAGTTGGTCCAGCTTGGCGGCGGGGACGGAAACCTGGGCAAGGTGGGCCATGGTGTCGGAGACCAACGGCCGGTCTCGCTCCGCCTCGTCTGGGCGGCCCGGCCTATCCTCGCCCGTCGCGGCCCCGGACACACCCGCGGACAAGGCCCCGGACAGCACCCGGCCCAGGGCCATCAGCGCTGGCGAGACATCCAGATCGCCCTGGCGCGCCGGGTCCAGGGCCATGCGCCGCAAGCTGTCAAAGGCGGCGAGCAACGCCTCGATCAACGGGGTGGAAACATCCAGACGGCCGGCGCGCACAAGATGCAGGACATCCTCGACGGCATGGGCAAAGTCGGCCAATCGAGCCAATCCCATGGCCGCGGCGTCGGCCTTGATGGAATGGGCCGCCCGAAAAATGGCGTCCACGCACCCGATCCCGTCGCCACGCTCCAGGGTCAGGACATGACTCTCGATGTCCGCGAGCTGCTCCTGGCAGCTGGCGACAAACACTCCCAACATTTCGGCGTCGAAATCCATGCTTCTCCTGACGCGGTCCCGATCAGCACGGTTCGAGCCGGGCATCGATTTTCTTGAGAAGCTCCAGCAGGGTGGTGGTATTGAAAAAGATGAGCACTTCGCCCTCGACGAGGTGCTCCTGAATGAGGAAATTGGCGCGGACAAAAATGATCACGCTTCCGACGTCCCTGGGAAGGATACTGGCCACGTCGTCCTCGGAATAATCCGGCGGCATGTATTCGATGTGCTCGCTCAGCATGTTGCCGATGGCTCCCATGACCCCGTTCAGCACGATGTTCCCGACCTCTTGCAGGGTGCCGACGCGCAGGGAATCCATGTCCAGACCGAAATCCTCCTGCCCGACCAGCAGGGAAAAAAGAGTGGTCGCGCTTTGTGGCGAAAAAACCAGGGCCGCGAGGCCCTCGAAGGAACCGCCAAAAGCGATGTGGATGACCACGCTCCGCCCCCAGCCGCAAGAACTGGTTTGCTGGAGCAATTCGGTCGGGGACAAAATCTCGACCTGGGGCACCCGCAGCGTGACATGGGCGCCAACCATCTGGTTGAGGACGCCGGCGGCGTTGCCGATCCCGATGTTGATCAACTCGCGCAGCACGTCGTGCTGGATCTCGGAAATGGAAGACGCGGCGCCGTTCATGAACAAAGGCCCACCAACTCCCGCAGGGCGTCCCGAATATCCCCGTCCTTGGGAGGCTTGGGCAGCACCTTGGCGACACCGGCGGCGCGGCACAGTTCGCGGGTCGAATCCTGGGTGTCGGCCGTGATGACGACAATGGGCGTGGGCAGGCCCTCGGCCTGGGCCGCGCGCAGGACATCCAGGCCGGACAGGTCGGGCATGTTCAGATCGAGCAGGGCCACGTCGGGCTTCCTGGCACGCAGCATCTCCAGACACTGCCGGCCGGTCGAGGCCTCCAGGATCTCCACGCCGTCGCCCTTGACGATCTTGGTCAGGGTCCATCGCTGAAAAAGGGAATCATCGGCTATGAGCACGATGGGCATGAGCACCTCCAAATCCATGACAGGCGCGACTGCGCCAAAACTGGTTTGATTCGTGAAGAAGCTCTTTTTGTCAATGCGCGGCGCGGGCCACCGGCCCGGCGCACAAACAAAAAAGCCCGGATAAACCGGGCTTGGGCAACCGTTTGCGAAACGGGCTATCCAGCCTGAATTTCGATCCGCCGGGGCTTGAACCGCGCGGCCTTGGGCAAAAACAGCTCCAGCAGGCCCTTCTTCAGATTGGCGCGGATGCCCGCGCGATCGACGCCATCGGAAATGGTGAAGGCGCGCACATACTCGCCGTCGCCGAATTCCACGTGCAGGGCCTTGGCGTTTTCCTGCCGGGGGTACATGACCCGGCCCCGGATTTCCAATTCGTTCTCGCGCAGGTCGATGGACAGATCATCCTTGCCCACGCCGGGCATGTCGACAAAAATATAAAAACCGTCTTCCCGTTCGACCACGTCCGTATTCGGTCTGAACTTGGGCAGGGCGGTCACGGTTTTCTTTTCCACATCGTTTGTCATGGCGTCACCTCCTGAAAACATGACGGTCACTGGGCATCGATGGCAATGGTCACGGGCCGGCATTCCTTGGCCTTGGGCAGCACGACCCTGAGCACGCCGTCCTTCATGGAGGCCGTGACCGCGTCGGTTTGCACCGGAATATTCAAATTGACGATCCGTTGGAAATTCCCGGTGGGCCGTTCCTGCCTGTAGTAATTGCCAACTTCGCTTTTTTTGGAGCCCTTGATGGTCAAACTTTTCTCGTTCAAGGTCAGTTCTATGTCGCCCGTGTCCATACCCGGAATTTCCGACATGACAATGATGTTTTCCGTGTCTTCGCTGATATTGACCGGAGGGTAGGCCATGCGACGCTGACTCAGGGAACTTGGCTTCCACAGCTCCTCGAAAAAAGAATCCATGCTTCGTGGTAAATCGTAATATGTACTGAAATCAATGACCATACACTGTACCTCCCTTCGTTGTATGGGGATCTACATAAACACGCTGCCCCAGCCGTCAAGACCGCGCCCCCTGGACGCCGCCTCAAGCGGTCAGCGCCAGCCACCACGCGCCAAGCGCCATCCCCCCGGCCACCACGGCGGCCACGACGTTCCCGGCCACGGAACGAAAACCTCGCCCGTACCAGGGGCCCACGGCGCACCCAAGCCCGAGGCCCGCCACCAGCCCGAACAAATGCGCCCCCAAATCGACCCTGGTTTCCCCCTCGCCCGCGCCCAGCAACGCCAGGAAGCCGAAGCCAAAACCCAGGACGAGCAAAATTGCCTGCGGGCGCTGTCCATGCCCCAGCCAGGCTGCTCCCGCAGCCAGGACCCCGACCAATCCGAACACCCCCGTGGACGCGCCCAGGCTCAGATGCGTCGCGGACTGCGCCCAGGCATTGAGGGCGTTGCCGACGCTCCCGGATGCGACAAAAAGCCCCCAGGCCAAGCCCGCACCCAAGCGACGGGCCACGAGTGACGCCAATACGCCCAGGGCGGCGGCATTGGAGGCCAGATGCCCGGCATCGGCGTGCAGGAACAGGGCGGTGACGCACCGCCACCACTGCCCGGCCCGGATCAGCCCCGCGTCGGCCAGACCGGCCCGCTCCCAATCCAGGCGCGCGCCCAGCCCCAGACCATCGACCACCACGCCCGAAAGCACGAACAGGACAAGCGGCAGCAGAACAACGCGGACATCGCCGGCCGGAACGACCGTCTGCCGCCGGGGGCGGTTTTCCCCCTCGTAGGCCAGGATCTCGGCCACGGCCAGGGACGCCAGGGCCGGAGCCACCACCAGCCGGGGGCCGGTTTCGATCCGGTTCAGGAAACGGCGCGCCGACAGAACCAGGGACCACAGCCGGACCCGCTCCCGGTCCGGATTGGCATGGCGGGTACACAGGGCCAGGGTGGGCAGGATGTCGATCACGGACTGTCGGGGGACACGCGCCCCAGCAGGAAGGACCAGGCCAGCCCCAGATATTCGTGCGCGGCCTGGGTGCAGGTCAGGATATTGCCGGGATACGGCAGGAGATATTCGGGCTCGCCCTTGGCCCGGAAATGGGCCGGCGCGGGAATGGGATTCAGGCCCTGATTCTCGAACAGCTTCACGGCCCGGAGCATGTGCGCCGCCGAGGTGACCAGGACAAAGGGATCGGCGCCGACCATGTTCTTGATCAGCACGGCCTCGTCCTGGGTGTCCAGGGATTGGCTTTCCAGCAGAATGCGGGCCGGATCAAAACCGAGTCCGGCCACGGCCGCGGCCATGACCTGGGCGTTCGGCTGCTCGTCGCGGTACGAGCCGCCGCTTAAAATCAGCACGGCGCGGGGAAACCGCTGGGCCACGCGCACGCCCTCGACCAGCCGAAACAGGGCGCTTTCGTCGAGCATGGCCGCCGG from Deltaproteobacteria bacterium encodes:
- a CDS encoding chemotaxis protein CheA; protein product: MPGSNRADRDRVRRSMDFDAEMLGVFVASCQEQLADIESHVLTLERGDGIGCVDAIFRAAHSIKADAAAMGLARLADFAHAVEDVLHLVRAGRLDVSTPLIEALLAAFDSLRRMALDPARQGDLDVSPALMALGRVLSGALSAGVSGAATGEDRPGRPDEAERDRPLVSDTMAHLAQVSVPAAKLDQLVDHLGELVALQARLDDRVRHGRGVAAVVNDLNSFLDGLRDRVMDLRLVSLRPVFAKLRRLIRDTAAQTGKQVGLVVSGEDTLLDKSVVEHVWTPLAHIVRNAVDHGIEAPLVRAGGGRNPEGRIEVRARQIGGEVEILVRDDGRGMDRDTLARRAVETGLLASVQAASGLTMTDLACLPGLSTAERVGPCSGRGVGMDAARAAISGLRGALDIRSVVGRGTEVRVRVPLSLAMLDCLHVVIGADSFFIPLPSVEECLDIRHDTVTVRRGRGMTTLRGAPLSVLCPASWWGLSRKVSARASLVVVRAGRERLGLIVDEIVGHRQIVLKQISRAVGRLDGFLGGAVTEAGTMALVLDVPVLVRLGLAGTGPDEDDAKKRPEVSAESHHGEDGTA
- a CDS encoding rhomboid family intramembrane serine protease, translating into MIDILPTLALCTRHANPDRERVRLWSLVLSARRFLNRIETGPRLVVAPALASLAVAEILAYEGENRPRRQTVVPAGDVRVVLLPLVLFVLSGVVVDGLGLGARLDWERAGLADAGLIRAGQWWRCVTALFLHADAGHLASNAAALGVLASLVARRLGAGLAWGLFVASGSVGNALNAWAQSATHLSLGASTGVFGLVGVLAAGAAWLGHGQRPQAILLVLGFGFGFLALLGAGEGETRVDLGAHLFGLVAGLGLGCAVGPWYGRGFRSVAGNVVAAVVAGGMALGAWWLALTA
- a CDS encoding Hsp20/alpha crystallin family protein, which translates into the protein MTNDVEKKTVTALPKFRPNTDVVEREDGFYIFVDMPGVGKDDLSIDLRENELEIRGRVMYPRQENAKALHVEFGDGEYVRAFTISDGVDRAGIRANLKKGLLELFLPKAARFKPRRIEIQAG
- a CDS encoding response regulator yields the protein MDLEVLMPIVLIADDSLFQRWTLTKIVKGDGVEILEASTGRQCLEMLRARKPDVALLDLNMPDLSGLDVLRAAQAEGLPTPIVVITADTQDSTRELCRAAGVAKVLPKPPKDGDIRDALRELVGLCS
- a CDS encoding Hsp20/alpha crystallin family protein, whose product is MVIDFSTYYDLPRSMDSFFEELWKPSSLSQRRMAYPPVNISEDTENIIVMSEIPGMDTGDIELTLNEKSLTIKGSKKSEVGNYYRQERPTGNFQRIVNLNIPVQTDAVTASMKDGVLRVVLPKAKECRPVTIAIDAQ
- a CDS encoding chemotaxis protein CheC; translated protein: MNGAASSISEIQHDVLRELINIGIGNAAGVLNQMVGAHVTLRVPQVEILSPTELLQQTSSCGWGRSVVIHIAFGGSFEGLAALVFSPQSATTLFSLLVGQEDFGLDMDSLRVGTLQEVGNIVLNGVMGAIGNMLSEHIEYMPPDYSEDDVASILPRDVGSVIIFVRANFLIQEHLVEGEVLIFFNTTTLLELLKKIDARLEPC